The following proteins come from a genomic window of Paramicrobacterium humi:
- a CDS encoding enolase C-terminal domain-like protein, translating to MTLPDPRIDEVRTRVYTVPTDAPEGDGTIAWSSTTMVLVEARSGTTTGLGWTYGASACASVIAETLAPLVEGASALDVTGRFDAMAKAVRNSGRQGIAGCAISAVDLALWDLKARLVGLPLFRLLGGVRDEVAVYGSGGFTTYSADQLSAQLTGWVHEQGIPRVKIKIGESWGTNVPRDLERIRQARRDIGADAELFVDANGGYGRKQAIRVMAACADEDVHWFEEPVSSDDLAGLREVRDAVTADVAAGEYAYDLAYVQRMCAGGAVDCMQLDATRCGGISEWLRGAAVAASVNLEVSGHCAPHAHAHVAAAVPNVRHLEWFHDHVRIESMFFDGTLDPSGGSVTPDPDAPGNGLTLKESDAAAFRVA from the coding sequence ATGACGCTCCCGGATCCGCGCATCGACGAGGTGCGCACGCGCGTGTACACGGTGCCGACCGACGCTCCCGAAGGGGACGGGACGATCGCCTGGTCGTCGACGACGATGGTGCTCGTGGAGGCTCGCTCCGGAACAACGACGGGACTCGGCTGGACGTACGGGGCGTCCGCGTGCGCGTCGGTCATCGCCGAGACTCTCGCCCCGCTCGTGGAGGGCGCGTCGGCGCTCGACGTCACCGGGCGCTTCGACGCCATGGCCAAGGCCGTGCGCAACAGCGGACGGCAGGGCATCGCCGGCTGCGCCATCTCCGCCGTCGACCTCGCCCTCTGGGACCTGAAGGCGCGGCTGGTGGGCCTCCCGCTGTTCCGGCTGCTCGGCGGCGTGCGCGACGAGGTCGCGGTGTACGGCAGCGGCGGCTTCACGACGTACTCGGCCGATCAGCTGAGCGCCCAGCTCACGGGCTGGGTGCATGAGCAGGGCATCCCCCGCGTGAAGATCAAGATCGGCGAGTCCTGGGGAACGAACGTGCCCCGCGACCTCGAGCGCATCCGCCAGGCGCGACGCGACATCGGCGCGGACGCCGAGCTGTTCGTCGATGCGAACGGCGGTTACGGTCGCAAGCAGGCGATCAGAGTGATGGCGGCGTGTGCCGACGAGGACGTGCACTGGTTCGAAGAGCCGGTCTCCTCGGACGACCTCGCGGGCTTGCGCGAGGTGCGGGATGCCGTCACGGCCGACGTCGCCGCCGGCGAGTACGCCTACGACCTCGCGTACGTGCAGCGCATGTGCGCCGGCGGCGCCGTCGACTGCATGCAACTGGACGCGACCCGGTGCGGCGGCATCAGCGAGTGGCTGCGAGGCGCCGCCGTCGCGGCATCCGTCAATCTCGAGGTATCGGGCCACTGCGCGCCGCACGCGCACGCGCACGTCGCGGCCGCGGTGCCCAACGTGCGGCACCTCGAATGGTTCCACGACCATGTGCGCATCGAGAGCATGTTCTTCGACGGCACTCTCGATCCCTCGGGTGGGAGCGTGACCCCTGACCCGGACGCGCCGGGAAACGGGCTCACCCTCAAGGAATCGGATGCCGCGGCCTTCCGCGTCGCGTGA
- a CDS encoding GMC family oxidoreductase, producing the protein MTRVQDRNESAWLLTPDGATIEPGLRENMRTFDDDDEVDLVIVGCGAGGSTLLQRMARAGWKVVAMDAGPFWQPETDWVSDEAGSHHLYWGESRVIGGTDPVPLGSNNSGRGVGGSMVHYAGYTPRFHPSDFRTRSNDGVGADWPLAYDDLRPYYGDIEGELPVAGEDWPWGDPHSYPHRPHPVSGNGELFQRGADAIGVTAKVGPVAISNGRFGHRPHCIYRGFCLQGCKVNAKASPLITHIPDALAHGAEIRAESMVTRVGIDERTGLATGVHYLNRGRERFQKARMVAIAGYSIETPRLLLNSASARFPDGLCNDFDQVGRYLMVQGAPQTAGRFDEEVRMWKGPPPEVSTEQFYETDPTKPYKRGFSVQTVSPLPITWAEHVMAQGHWGARLRQYMSDYVHWACLGALCEFLPQPDNRVTLADEKDRYGLPVARFDYSHCDNDRQLLKAAQSVMEDILTAAGAKRVITITRSAHLVGGARMAANEKEGVVDGDCVSFAVPNLLVTDGSVLPTQGSANPALTIMAIAARAADRLLGRTRTAAA; encoded by the coding sequence ATGACGCGCGTGCAAGACCGCAACGAGTCAGCGTGGCTCCTCACTCCGGACGGCGCAACGATCGAGCCGGGGCTGCGCGAGAACATGCGCACGTTCGATGACGATGACGAAGTCGACCTCGTGATCGTCGGCTGCGGCGCCGGAGGCTCGACGCTGCTGCAGCGGATGGCGCGCGCCGGCTGGAAAGTCGTCGCGATGGACGCCGGGCCGTTCTGGCAGCCCGAGACCGACTGGGTGAGCGACGAGGCCGGCTCTCACCACCTCTATTGGGGCGAGTCCCGCGTGATCGGCGGCACGGACCCCGTTCCCCTCGGCTCGAACAACTCCGGGCGCGGCGTGGGCGGCTCGATGGTGCACTACGCGGGCTACACGCCCCGGTTTCATCCGAGCGACTTCCGCACGCGCTCGAACGACGGTGTCGGCGCGGACTGGCCGCTCGCCTACGACGACTTGCGACCGTACTACGGCGACATCGAAGGCGAGCTTCCCGTCGCCGGCGAAGACTGGCCGTGGGGCGACCCGCACTCCTACCCGCACCGGCCGCACCCCGTGTCGGGCAACGGCGAGCTGTTCCAGCGCGGGGCCGACGCGATCGGCGTCACAGCGAAAGTGGGCCCCGTCGCGATCTCGAACGGTCGCTTCGGGCACCGGCCGCACTGCATCTACCGCGGCTTCTGCCTGCAGGGCTGCAAGGTGAACGCGAAGGCGTCGCCGCTCATCACCCACATCCCCGACGCGCTCGCGCACGGCGCCGAGATCCGCGCCGAGTCGATGGTGACGCGCGTCGGCATCGATGAGCGGACAGGACTGGCGACGGGCGTTCACTACCTCAACCGCGGCCGGGAGCGCTTTCAGAAGGCGCGCATGGTCGCGATCGCGGGGTACTCGATCGAGACGCCGCGCCTGCTGCTCAACTCGGCGTCCGCCCGGTTCCCCGACGGCCTGTGCAACGACTTCGACCAGGTCGGCCGCTACCTCATGGTGCAGGGAGCGCCGCAGACGGCCGGACGGTTCGACGAGGAAGTGCGCATGTGGAAGGGCCCGCCGCCCGAAGTGAGCACAGAGCAGTTCTACGAGACCGACCCGACGAAGCCCTACAAGCGCGGCTTCTCGGTGCAGACGGTGTCACCGCTGCCGATCACGTGGGCCGAGCACGTCATGGCACAGGGGCACTGGGGCGCACGGCTTCGCCAGTACATGAGCGACTACGTGCACTGGGCGTGCCTTGGCGCCCTCTGCGAGTTCCTGCCGCAGCCCGACAACCGGGTCACGCTCGCCGACGAGAAGGATCGCTACGGGCTGCCCGTCGCACGCTTCGACTACTCGCACTGCGACAACGACCGGCAGCTGCTGAAGGCCGCCCAGAGCGTCATGGAGGACATCCTGACGGCGGCGGGCGCGAAGCGCGTCATCACGATCACGCGCTCCGCGCACCTCGTCGGCGGGGCCCGCATGGCCGCGAACGAGAAGGAGGGCGTCGTCGACGGCGATTGCGTGAGCTTCGCCGTTCCCAACCTCCTCGTCACCGACGGCAGCGTGCTGCCCACACAAGGCAGCGCCAATCCGGCGCTCACGATCATGGCGATCGCCGCGCGCGCCGCCGACCGGCTTCTCGGCCGCACCCGGACGGCGGCAGCATGA
- a CDS encoding gluconate 2-dehydrogenase subunit 3 family protein, with protein MTLPLDPKSGSGRFPGFDVIAHADHWDQATQAVVGARLGRLPDPRFFSPDEELTARALFDQLLDQREDPRVPVFQLVDTRLAESQTDGWHYADLPPDSEAWRTTLAALDDEARSRFGGRFGHCEWDQQAEILSDINGLEEADWHGYPASRVWSLWTRYACTAFYSHPSAWNEIGFDGPAYPRGYKNLGVDRLEGFEVRDHNPGLGPGDDDA; from the coding sequence ATGACGCTGCCCCTCGACCCGAAGAGCGGAAGCGGACGCTTCCCCGGTTTCGATGTCATCGCGCACGCCGACCACTGGGACCAGGCCACGCAAGCGGTCGTCGGGGCACGCCTCGGCCGGCTGCCCGACCCGCGGTTCTTCTCGCCCGACGAGGAGCTGACCGCGCGCGCCCTGTTCGACCAGCTGCTCGACCAGCGGGAGGACCCGCGCGTGCCCGTGTTCCAGCTCGTCGACACGCGCCTCGCGGAGTCGCAGACCGACGGCTGGCACTACGCCGATCTTCCGCCGGACTCCGAGGCGTGGCGAACCACGCTCGCCGCGCTCGACGATGAAGCGCGCTCCCGCTTCGGGGGCCGGTTCGGGCACTGCGAGTGGGATCAGCAGGCCGAGATCCTCAGCGACATCAACGGCCTCGAGGAAGCGGACTGGCACGGCTACCCCGCGTCGCGCGTGTGGTCCCTCTGGACCCGCTACGCGTGCACGGCGTTCTACTCGCACCCCAGCGCGTGGAACGAGATCGGCTTTGACGGGCCGGCATACCCGCGCGGATACAAGAATCTCGGCGTCGACCGGCTCGAGGGCTTCGAGGTGCGCGATCACAATCCCGGACTCGGCCCGGGAGATGATGACGCATGA
- a CDS encoding response regulator: MTTRVLLVDDQELVRAGFRIILDAQPDVDVIGEAANGQEAIERARQLRPDVICMDVQMPVLDGLAATRAITAESDAAVIMLTTFDRDDYLFEALSAGASGFLLKNSSPEQLVEAVHTIAAGNALLSPVVTRRVIERFAGGAAAPAAERNLERSAALDELTEREREVLHLVAQGLSNTEIARRLYVGEATVKSHVSKILQKLGVRDRIQAVVFAYENGVVVPGG; this comes from the coding sequence ATGACCACCCGCGTACTTCTCGTCGACGACCAAGAGCTCGTGCGCGCCGGCTTCCGCATCATCCTCGACGCACAGCCCGACGTCGATGTGATCGGCGAGGCCGCGAACGGTCAGGAGGCGATCGAGCGGGCGCGGCAGCTGCGCCCCGACGTCATCTGCATGGACGTGCAGATGCCCGTGCTCGACGGGCTCGCGGCGACGCGCGCGATCACCGCTGAATCGGATGCCGCCGTCATCATGCTCACGACTTTCGACCGCGACGACTACCTCTTCGAGGCGCTCTCGGCGGGCGCGAGCGGCTTCCTGCTGAAGAACTCGTCACCAGAGCAGCTCGTCGAGGCGGTGCACACGATCGCGGCGGGCAACGCCCTGCTCTCCCCCGTCGTGACACGCCGTGTGATCGAGCGCTTCGCCGGCGGCGCTGCGGCCCCGGCCGCGGAGCGCAACCTCGAGCGGTCGGCCGCACTCGACGAGCTCACGGAGCGCGAGCGCGAAGTGCTGCACCTGGTCGCGCAGGGACTCTCGAACACCGAGATCGCGAGGCGGCTCTACGTGGGCGAGGCGACGGTCAAGTCGCACGTCTCGAAGATCCTGCAGAAGCTCGGCGTGCGCGACCGCATCCAGGCGGTGGTCTTCGCCTACGAGAACGGCGTCGTCGTCCCCGGCGGCTGA
- a CDS encoding sensor histidine kinase, translating into MSILIDPTDAAWRRPAATERQLRGDLIGGLVLFCCMVPSAVLHELAGAMQKPAPMWVTIIWALVLCGAISVRRRWPSIVALVVAAAYIAGMEAGTAEFVFSQIVLFISLYTVGAWVPDRVRGRFVRGAVIGAMFMWLLFSIFHTATDPSVRETSGFATQTALLAFWSIQTITNLLYFGGAVYFGNHTYAAARQRAELEYRSEQLERERERTAAQAVALERVRIARELHDVVAHHVSVMGVQAGAARTVLESNPDAARGALAHVESNARAAIDELHALVGTLRESENGEQETPDHGASTIDLSALQSLVDESTAAKMPTTLEVLGEPRDVPGVVAVSVYRIAQEALTNARKYAGSGASADVRVRFVDGDVELEVTNTGSVPGRPRKGGLGQIGMRERVSAVGGAIEMGPRSRGGYLVRARIPLPERAEPTGARA; encoded by the coding sequence ATGAGCATCCTGATCGACCCGACGGATGCCGCCTGGCGACGCCCCGCGGCGACCGAGCGGCAGCTGCGCGGCGACCTCATCGGCGGACTCGTGCTGTTCTGCTGCATGGTGCCGAGCGCCGTGCTGCACGAGCTCGCGGGAGCGATGCAGAAGCCCGCGCCCATGTGGGTGACGATCATCTGGGCGCTCGTGCTGTGCGGCGCCATCTCGGTGCGCCGGCGCTGGCCCTCGATCGTGGCTCTCGTCGTCGCCGCTGCGTACATCGCCGGCATGGAGGCGGGAACCGCCGAGTTCGTGTTCAGCCAGATCGTGCTGTTCATCTCCCTTTACACCGTTGGGGCGTGGGTGCCCGACCGCGTGCGCGGGCGCTTCGTGCGCGGCGCGGTGATCGGCGCCATGTTCATGTGGCTGCTGTTCTCGATCTTCCACACCGCGACGGACCCGAGCGTTCGCGAGACCTCCGGCTTCGCGACGCAGACCGCGCTTCTCGCCTTTTGGAGCATCCAGACCATCACCAACCTGCTCTACTTCGGCGGCGCCGTGTACTTCGGCAACCACACGTATGCCGCCGCTCGGCAGCGCGCCGAGCTCGAGTACCGCAGCGAACAGCTTGAGCGGGAGCGGGAGCGCACGGCTGCGCAGGCCGTCGCGCTCGAGCGCGTCCGCATCGCACGGGAGCTGCACGACGTCGTCGCCCACCACGTCTCGGTCATGGGCGTGCAGGCGGGCGCCGCGCGAACGGTTCTCGAGTCGAATCCGGATGCCGCGCGCGGCGCCCTCGCGCACGTCGAGTCGAACGCGCGCGCCGCGATCGACGAGCTGCACGCCCTCGTCGGCACCCTCCGCGAGAGCGAGAACGGCGAGCAGGAGACCCCGGATCACGGCGCGAGCACGATCGATCTGTCGGCGCTGCAGAGCCTCGTCGACGAGTCGACGGCGGCGAAGATGCCGACGACGCTCGAAGTGCTCGGCGAGCCGCGCGATGTCCCCGGAGTCGTCGCCGTGAGCGTGTACCGCATCGCGCAGGAAGCGCTCACGAACGCGCGCAAGTACGCGGGAAGCGGAGCGAGCGCCGACGTGCGCGTCCGCTTCGTCGACGGAGACGTCGAGCTCGAGGTGACGAACACGGGCTCGGTTCCGGGCAGGCCGCGGAAGGGCGGCCTCGGCCAGATCGGCATGCGCGAGCGCGTCTCCGCGGTCGGCGGCGCCATCGAGATGGGACCGCGCTCGCGAGGCGGATACCTCGTGCGCGCCCGCATCCCGCTGCCCGAGAGGGCCGAGCCGACCGGAGCCCGAGCATGA
- a CDS encoding DUF6421 family protein, with the protein MTASTAPASVLSTKTLVADPAWRDLKRAAEQLQQLQVADGSIPDAADHPAAMALVARITAAIEALAAHFPWDGEYLAAAVIDFERWREGGFGVPDFHDALVAFRPERNREDGIRHLIVFPMYTQNGSRDRHVEAVLVEVLWPEFIGELEASDFSNKLFVPIRFIDFTSGYDTNSAVLFPETVAMRQIPTFTWGAIFQDREAARFRRVVAAAAEITKLDLPDEARELLEDQSLAEETFVMWDLIHDRTHMRGDLPFDPFMIKQRMPFFLYSLEEMRCDMTAFRESVRLERELTPRAHGDGEPLTDAESEVLRHAKLVQYAVIFDRIFRFALTGSRTRNYDGLGGQLLFAWLHQHDVLHWTDTKLTIDWDDVPDVVVALGEAINELYWRSIDRPKTAHWLAAYELVRSVLEPHPASAWARGLDDDVLLGPPRGLTDAVLDDEFPLSMFYEALSKKMGDVIESTSGITGRD; encoded by the coding sequence TTGACCGCATCCACCGCCCCCGCTTCCGTCCTCTCCACAAAGACGCTCGTCGCCGATCCCGCGTGGCGGGATCTCAAACGGGCCGCCGAGCAGCTGCAGCAGCTGCAGGTCGCTGATGGCTCGATCCCGGATGCCGCCGACCACCCGGCCGCCATGGCGCTCGTCGCGCGCATCACTGCCGCGATCGAGGCCCTGGCCGCGCACTTCCCGTGGGACGGCGAGTACCTCGCCGCGGCCGTCATCGATTTCGAGCGCTGGCGCGAGGGCGGCTTCGGCGTCCCCGACTTTCACGACGCCCTCGTCGCCTTCCGGCCCGAGCGGAACCGCGAGGACGGCATCCGCCACCTCATCGTCTTCCCGATGTACACGCAGAACGGCTCCCGCGACCGCCATGTCGAGGCCGTGCTCGTCGAGGTGCTGTGGCCCGAGTTCATCGGCGAGCTCGAGGCGAGCGACTTCTCGAACAAGCTGTTCGTGCCGATCCGGTTCATCGACTTCACCTCGGGCTACGACACGAACTCGGCTGTGCTCTTCCCTGAGACGGTCGCGATGCGGCAGATCCCGACGTTCACGTGGGGCGCGATCTTCCAGGATCGTGAGGCCGCCCGGTTCAGGCGCGTGGTCGCGGCGGCGGCCGAGATCACGAAGCTCGACCTGCCCGACGAGGCCCGCGAGCTGCTCGAGGACCAGTCGCTCGCCGAGGAGACGTTCGTGATGTGGGACCTCATTCACGACCGCACCCACATGCGCGGCGACCTGCCGTTCGACCCGTTCATGATCAAGCAGCGAATGCCGTTTTTCCTCTACTCGCTGGAGGAGATGCGCTGCGACATGACCGCGTTCCGCGAGTCCGTGCGGCTCGAGCGTGAGCTCACGCCGCGCGCGCACGGTGACGGCGAGCCGTTGACGGATGCCGAGTCCGAGGTGCTGCGGCACGCCAAGCTCGTGCAGTACGCCGTGATCTTCGACCGCATCTTCCGCTTCGCACTCACCGGTAGCCGCACGCGCAACTACGACGGTCTCGGCGGCCAGCTGCTGTTCGCGTGGCTGCACCAGCACGACGTTCTGCACTGGACCGACACGAAGCTCACGATCGACTGGGACGACGTGCCCGACGTCGTCGTCGCGCTCGGCGAGGCGATCAACGAGCTGTACTGGCGCTCGATCGACCGGCCGAAGACGGCGCACTGGCTCGCCGCGTACGAGCTCGTGCGCTCGGTTCTGGAGCCGCATCCCGCCTCTGCGTGGGCGCGCGGGCTCGACGACGACGTGCTGCTCGGCCCGCCGCGCGGGCTCACCGACGCGGTTCTCGACGACGAGTTCCCGCTGTCGATGTTCTACGAGGCGCTGTCGAAGAAGATGGGCGACGTGATCGAGTCCACCTCGGGAATCACCGGCCGCGACTGA
- a CDS encoding YhgE/Pip family protein, whose product MKIVSMIRAEFARLTATRMAKLALLALMIVPLLYGGLYLWANQDPYENLDQVPVALVVDDEGAQVNGAYTNYGDEIAEELLDDGTFGWSRVSANSARNGVSNGDFDFSVTIPADFSQALVSSQGDEPRQAEVILTTNDANSYLASTIGETAIKTIKASIVQKVNEQAAGYLLDSIAEIRTSLVTAVDGANQIYDGAAAAQDGSSDLADGTAELAEGTATLASGLGELESKTAGLPSQTRQLADGASQVSAGNQKIADAADAVAAASDDFTSTLPSVRADIENRLREQGLDDGQIARVLAALDPLGAKAQQVNSTVQSTTTQIDHLSGGARQVADGADALADAMPALTSAISDAATGAATLDDGAHSAADGAATLRDGLASLVDGAGQLRDGLQDGVDRIPDSSKDLRDQQAKTIADPVDVSTAAVTKAGTYGAGLAPFFVALAAWIGIYALFLIIKPVSKRAITAMHTPIRTTLAGWLTPALLGAIQMVALYFIVSGALGFGVHQPWGAFGIMALSSITFAAIILALNVWFGSVGQFLGLVLMVVQLVTAGGTFPWQTLPEPLRALHFAFPMPYTVDALRQFMYGGNYAAAGQDAMVLVAWLVGALVLTALGVSRMTRFRTMRDLEPSLIG is encoded by the coding sequence GTGAAGATCGTCTCGATGATTCGCGCCGAGTTCGCCCGGCTGACGGCGACGCGAATGGCGAAGCTCGCGCTGCTCGCCCTCATGATCGTGCCCCTGCTCTACGGCGGGCTCTACCTCTGGGCGAACCAGGACCCCTACGAGAACCTCGACCAGGTGCCCGTGGCCCTCGTCGTCGACGACGAGGGCGCCCAGGTGAACGGCGCGTACACGAACTACGGGGACGAGATCGCCGAGGAACTCCTCGACGACGGCACCTTCGGCTGGAGCCGGGTGAGCGCGAACTCCGCGCGCAACGGCGTCTCGAACGGCGACTTCGACTTCTCGGTCACGATCCCGGCCGACTTCTCCCAGGCGCTCGTCTCGTCGCAGGGCGACGAACCGCGTCAGGCCGAGGTGATCCTCACGACGAACGATGCGAACAGCTACCTCGCCTCCACGATCGGCGAGACGGCGATCAAGACCATCAAGGCGTCGATCGTGCAGAAGGTCAACGAGCAGGCCGCGGGCTACCTGCTCGACTCGATCGCTGAGATCCGCACCTCGCTCGTCACCGCCGTGGACGGCGCGAACCAGATCTACGACGGCGCGGCCGCGGCGCAGGACGGATCCAGCGACCTCGCGGACGGCACGGCGGAACTCGCCGAGGGAACCGCGACGCTTGCGAGCGGGCTCGGGGAACTCGAGTCGAAGACCGCCGGACTTCCCTCGCAGACGCGGCAGCTCGCGGACGGCGCCTCGCAGGTGTCAGCAGGGAACCAGAAGATCGCGGATGCCGCGGACGCCGTCGCGGCGGCATCCGACGATTTCACCTCCACCCTCCCGAGCGTGCGCGCCGACATCGAGAACCGACTGCGCGAGCAGGGCCTCGACGATGGGCAGATCGCTCGGGTGCTCGCCGCTCTCGATCCGCTCGGCGCGAAGGCGCAGCAGGTCAACAGCACCGTGCAATCGACGACGACGCAGATCGACCACTTGTCCGGCGGCGCCCGGCAGGTGGCGGACGGCGCGGACGCGCTCGCCGACGCGATGCCGGCGCTCACGAGCGCGATCAGCGACGCGGCCACGGGCGCCGCGACCCTCGATGACGGTGCTCACTCCGCCGCCGACGGCGCGGCGACGCTTCGGGACGGGCTCGCCTCGCTCGTGGATGGTGCTGGCCAGCTGCGTGACGGGCTGCAGGACGGGGTGGATCGCATTCCGGACTCGTCAAAGGACCTGCGCGACCAGCAGGCGAAGACCATCGCCGATCCGGTCGACGTGTCGACGGCCGCTGTGACGAAGGCCGGCACGTACGGCGCGGGCCTCGCCCCCTTCTTCGTGGCGCTCGCCGCGTGGATCGGCATCTACGCGCTGTTCCTCATCATCAAACCGGTGTCGAAGCGCGCGATCACCGCCATGCACACGCCCATCCGAACGACTCTCGCCGGGTGGCTGACGCCGGCGCTGCTTGGCGCGATCCAGATGGTGGCGCTGTACTTCATCGTCTCGGGTGCGCTCGGCTTCGGCGTGCATCAGCCGTGGGGCGCGTTCGGGATCATGGCGCTGTCCTCGATCACGTTCGCGGCGATCATCCTGGCGCTGAACGTGTGGTTCGGCAGCGTCGGGCAGTTCCTCGGGCTCGTGCTCATGGTCGTGCAACTCGTCACGGCGGGCGGCACGTTCCCTTGGCAGACGCTGCCGGAGCCGTTGCGGGCGCTGCACTTCGCGTTCCCGATGCCATACACGGTCGATGCATTGCGGCAGTTCATGTACGGCGGAAACTACGCTGCCGCCGGCCAGGACGCGATGGTGCTCGTCGCGTGGCTCGTCGGCGCCCTCGTTCTCACGGCGCTCGGGGTGTCGCGCATGACGCGATTCCGCACCATGCGCGACCTCGAGCCGAGCCTTATCGGCTAG
- a CDS encoding Glu/Leu/Phe/Val dehydrogenase family protein: MLSPTSHTTVSAPHSTDAFGSDELEHERVLITRGTRSGLTVSVAVHSTRLGPALGGARIWHYRSWREALADALRLSEGMTLKNAAAGLPRGGGKSVVYVPEGTVLDAERKRAAMLDLGDAVETLGGSYYTAEDVGTSADDMATVAERTDFVCGLPADRGGVGEPSDATAAGVYSAVTATLDTVFGSPLVDSRRAVISGLGQVGGRLARRLAAEGARLIVTDVNPARREFAEEIGASWIEPGDEHQFETDLFIPCGVGGALSPEVIAALRCRAVVGAANNQLAQHDGAEQLAARGILWAPDFIVNAGGVIYIDMASQPGADRAAIEQRVAHIGDTVRAVFAQANAEGITTLEAAERLARARLDAMPVGV, encoded by the coding sequence ATGTTGTCACCCACGTCGCACACGACCGTGTCCGCACCCCACAGCACCGACGCCTTCGGCTCCGACGAGCTTGAGCATGAGCGGGTCCTCATCACCCGCGGAACTCGCTCCGGACTCACCGTCAGCGTCGCCGTCCATTCCACTCGACTTGGCCCTGCACTCGGCGGCGCCCGCATCTGGCACTATCGCAGTTGGCGTGAAGCCCTCGCCGATGCACTCCGCCTCTCGGAGGGCATGACGCTCAAGAACGCGGCCGCTGGCCTTCCCCGCGGCGGCGGCAAGTCCGTCGTCTACGTACCCGAGGGCACCGTTCTGGATGCCGAGCGCAAGCGCGCCGCGATGCTCGACCTCGGCGATGCCGTCGAGACCCTCGGCGGCAGCTACTACACCGCCGAGGACGTCGGCACCTCCGCCGACGACATGGCCACAGTCGCCGAGCGCACCGACTTCGTGTGCGGCCTCCCCGCCGATCGCGGCGGCGTCGGCGAGCCGAGCGATGCGACGGCGGCGGGCGTGTACTCCGCTGTCACGGCGACGCTCGACACGGTGTTCGGCAGCCCGCTCGTCGATTCCCGCCGCGCCGTCATCTCTGGTCTCGGGCAGGTCGGCGGACGTCTCGCCCGCCGCCTCGCCGCCGAGGGCGCCCGTCTCATCGTCACGGACGTGAACCCGGCCAGGCGCGAGTTCGCCGAGGAGATCGGCGCGAGCTGGATCGAGCCGGGCGACGAGCACCAGTTCGAGACCGACCTGTTCATCCCCTGCGGCGTCGGCGGCGCGCTGAGTCCCGAGGTGATCGCGGCACTGCGCTGCCGCGCCGTCGTCGGGGCCGCGAACAACCAGCTCGCCCAACACGACGGGGCCGAGCAGCTCGCCGCGCGTGGCATCCTCTGGGCTCCCGATTTCATCGTCAACGCGGGAGGCGTGATCTACATCGACATGGCTTCGCAGCCGGGCGCCGATCGCGCCGCGATCGAGCAGCGCGTCGCCCACATCGGCGACACCGTGCGCGCGGTCTTCGCTCAAGCGAACGCGGAGGGCATCACGACACTCGAGGCGGCCGAGCGGCTCGCTCGCGCCCGCCTTGACGCCATGCCCGTCGGAGTCTGA
- a CDS encoding XRE family transcriptional regulator produces the protein MASALTTPAPRRKRQQAHVRAVEADLGPAVKSLVDTLGKALVAVIVGRDVKTVSRWAAGQGPSGNDEQRRIIDTLQIVELMLIGDSPSVVRAWFMGMNPQLDDESPAEVLAEGRAREVMRAARAYMDVG, from the coding sequence CCAGCAAGCACATGTGCGAGCCGTTGAGGCGGATCTCGGACCAGCCGTGAAATCGTTGGTGGACACACTCGGTAAAGCGCTCGTGGCCGTGATCGTAGGCCGCGACGTCAAGACGGTTTCGCGCTGGGCCGCGGGACAGGGTCCAAGCGGAAACGATGAACAGCGTCGGATAATTGACACTCTTCAGATCGTCGAACTGATGCTGATCGGCGATTCGCCGTCAGTGGTTCGCGCATGGTTCATGGGCATGAACCCACAATTGGACGATGAGAGCCCAGCCGAGGTCCTAGCTGAGGGGCGAGCCCGCGAGGTCATGCGTGCCGCTCGCGCTTACATGGACGTGGGTTGA